The following proteins are encoded in a genomic region of Necator americanus strain Aroian chromosome II, whole genome shotgun sequence:
- a CDS encoding hypothetical protein (NECATOR_CHRII.G4753.T1), translating to MHFSEVIPEETDPVIRDFLISSVFSLACMISIYENETDVDRKRYFMRQSNYNFVTMSGAKKAYTFNKRYCDHIMNALLLHDGSNIAMTVRAKSVDIEISGHVDIEMWILRYGY from the coding sequence ATGCATTTCTCAGAGGTGATCCCTGAAGAGACGGATCCTGTCATTCGTGATTTTTTGATAAGTTCTGTGTTTTCCTTGGCGTGCATGATCTCTATCTATGAGAACGAAACTGATGTGGATAGGAAGCGATATTTTATGAGGCAATCTAATTATAATTTCGTAACGATGTCAGGAGCGAAAAAGGCGTACACCTTCAATAAGAGATACTGCGACCACATAATGAATGCGCTCTTGCTTCACGACGGGAGTAACATAGCGATGACCGTAAGAGCGAAAAGTGTGGATATTGAGATCAGTGGACATGTGGATATTGAGATGTGGATATTGAGATATGGATATTGA
- a CDS encoding hypothetical protein (NECATOR_CHRII.G4751.T1), with protein sequence MTTRSMSESRQTRRKTEQDAEHKRIGDLAMMLILHWIASKRIQGLIVELTEGKRCVLPKPEWDSYHYCVMCGAHGRFRLAQHTLRKHPDLSHRSDEFKVVEQVSRGITERMKKASIDMHKVLVVVLVENTAFTEKFSNNYASAESPLFPVSSLRLGRIVTMDDAIFSSGILLSFFETIQKAKVPVTTRKGFTKALSTWYHFLLLVRNTGMGQQRLAEVEQARYRVKDILDRMKGEEKIQVTFRGVLPRRQRKAEMLCSVVRMIVTHNRVLNAMREIYSVCTDTHNLERREYNHFMGALMAYIVHCNTAGNECIYKMMHGSIYPPSDREPSETGLQKKSITRRDGVMVDYWVGVYGKGKTAERIRKESTYRGNFFVIDEVSRLLVEMYTRMREWYIIKLKVEKNPFAIGLRDPSIRSPECEP encoded by the exons ATGACAACACGCAGCATGTCGGAGTCCCGTCAAACTCGACGTAAGACAGAACAAGATGCTGAACATAAGCGAATCGGAGACCTAGCCATGATGCTCATTCTTCACTGGATAGCTTCGAAACGAATTCAAGGATTGATCGTAGAGTTAACGGAAGGCAAGCG ATGTGTACTACCGAAACCAGAGTGGGATAGTTACCACTATTGCGTAATGTGCGGCGCTCATGGAAGATTTCGTCTAGCGCAACACACACTAAGGAAACATCCGGATCTTAGTCACAGAAGCGATGAATTTAAG GTGGTGGAGCAAGTAAGCCGTGGAATAACGGAAAGGATGAAGAAAGCATCGATAGATATGCACAAGGTTCTAGTAGTAGTACTAGTAGAAAATACCGCATTCacagagaaattttcgaacaaCTACGCGAGTGCGGAATCCCCGCTTTTCCCAGTGTCATCGTTAAG ACTTGGTCGAATCGTCACAATGGACGATGCGATTTTTTCGTCCGGTATACTGTTATCGTTCTTCGAAACAATACAAAAAGCCAAGGTGCCAGTAACAACCAGGAAAGGGTTTACTAAAGCGTTAAGCACATGGTACCACTTTCTGCTCCTTGTCCGCAATACTG GTATGGGACAGCAACGTTTGGCTGAAGTGGAGCAGGCGAGATATCGTGTGAAAGATATTTTGGATAGAATgaaaggagaggaaaaaatccaagttACTTTTCGTGGAGTGTTGCCAAGAAGACAACGAAAA GCAGAGATGTTGTGCAGTGTAGTTCGCATGATCGTAACTCACAACCGAGTGCTCAATGCGATGAGGGAGATATACAGCGTTTGCACCGACACTCATAACCTAGAGCGAAGAGAATACAACCATTTCATGGG AGCTCTTATGGCGTACATTGTGCACTGCAATACTGCGGGGAACGAGTGCATCTACAAAATGATGCACGGCTCTATATATCCCCCGTCCGACCGTGAGCCGTCAGAAACTGGGCTTCAGAAGAAATCGATAACGAGAAGAGATGGTGTAATGGTAGATTATTGG GTTGGCGTGTACGGTAAAGGAAAGACAGCGGAAAGAATACGCAAAGAAAGCACCTACCGAGGGAATTTTTTCGTCATCGATGAGGTGTCGCGGTTGCTGGTTGAAATGTACACCAGAATGCGTGAatggtat ATAATCAAGCTGaaggttgagaaaaatccgttTGCAATAGGTCTCCGCGATCCAAGCATTAGATCACCTGAGTGCGAACCGTAA